In the Streptomyces formicae genome, one interval contains:
- a CDS encoding prolyl oligopeptidase family serine peptidase, whose amino-acid sequence MSETGAEKATGSESMPDWEKRFRAPRVSLPDWAEDAPQRSLFVSNATGTYELYAWDRTTGAQRQATDRPNGTTDGVLSPDGEWIWWFNDKDGDEFGVWLRQPFGGGPDEPAVPGLDASYPAGLALGRDGRTVVVGRSTDEEGSTIHVVRHDGAGGTDGAAPVEVYRHHESAGVGDLSHDGTLIAVEHTEHGDAMHSALRVIRPDGSTVAELDDTKGGTVELGLEVLGFAPVDGDTRLLVGHQRRGRWEPMVWDVASGEESDLVLGLPGDVSAEWYPDGSALLIAHGFEARGELFRYDLASRELTRIETPTGSVSGATARPDGTVEYMWSSAAEPPVVRSTAGGVVLDPPGMKAPASVPVEDVWVDGPGGRIHALVQRPAGTAGSSGPLPTVFEVHGGPTWHDSDSFAAGPAAWVDHGYAVVRVNYRGSTGYGREWTDALKHRVGLIELEDIAAVREWAVTSGLADPDRLVLAGGSWGGYLTLLGLGTQPDAWAVGLAAVPVADYVTAYHDEMEALKAMDRTLLGGTPEEVPERFAASSPLTYVDEVKAPVYISAGVNDPRCPIRQVENYVDRLAARGAAHEVYRYDAGHGSLVVDERIKQVALELEFAQRHLPAAG is encoded by the coding sequence ATGAGCGAGACGGGTGCCGAGAAGGCGACAGGGTCGGAGTCCATGCCGGACTGGGAGAAGCGGTTCAGGGCGCCGCGGGTGTCGCTGCCCGACTGGGCGGAGGACGCCCCGCAGCGTTCCTTGTTCGTGTCGAACGCGACGGGGACGTACGAGCTGTACGCGTGGGACAGGACGACCGGCGCCCAGCGCCAGGCGACCGACCGGCCGAACGGCACGACGGACGGCGTCCTCTCGCCGGACGGCGAGTGGATCTGGTGGTTCAACGACAAGGACGGCGACGAGTTCGGCGTCTGGCTGCGCCAGCCCTTCGGCGGCGGCCCCGACGAGCCCGCGGTGCCGGGCCTCGACGCCTCGTACCCCGCGGGCCTCGCCCTCGGCAGGGACGGCAGGACGGTGGTCGTGGGACGCTCCACGGACGAGGAGGGGTCCACGATCCACGTCGTACGTCATGACGGCGCGGGCGGCACGGACGGCGCGGCCCCGGTCGAGGTGTACCGGCACCACGAGTCGGCGGGCGTGGGCGACCTGTCGCACGACGGCACGCTGATCGCCGTCGAGCACACGGAACACGGCGACGCGATGCACTCCGCGCTCCGCGTGATCAGGCCGGACGGCTCGACGGTCGCCGAGCTCGACGACACCAAGGGCGGCACGGTCGAGCTGGGCCTGGAGGTGCTCGGCTTCGCCCCGGTCGACGGGGACACCCGGCTCCTGGTCGGGCACCAGCGGCGCGGCCGCTGGGAGCCGATGGTGTGGGACGTCGCGTCGGGCGAGGAGAGCGACCTCGTCCTCGGGCTGCCGGGCGACGTGAGCGCCGAGTGGTATCCGGACGGCTCCGCGCTGCTGATCGCGCACGGCTTCGAGGCGCGCGGCGAGCTGTTCCGCTACGACCTGGCATCGCGCGAGCTGACGCGCATCGAGACGCCCACCGGCTCGGTGTCGGGCGCGACGGCACGCCCCGACGGGACCGTGGAGTACATGTGGTCGTCGGCCGCCGAGCCGCCGGTGGTCCGCTCGACGGCGGGCGGCGTGGTCCTGGACCCGCCCGGCATGAAGGCCCCGGCCTCCGTCCCCGTGGAGGACGTGTGGGTGGACGGGCCCGGCGGCCGCATCCACGCCCTGGTGCAGCGCCCCGCGGGCACTGCGGGCTCATCGGGGCCCCTGCCCACCGTCTTCGAGGTGCACGGCGGCCCGACCTGGCACGACAGCGACTCCTTCGCCGCGGGCCCGGCGGCCTGGGTCGACCACGGGTACGCGGTGGTCCGGGTCAACTACCGAGGCTCCACGGGGTACGGGCGTGAGTGGACGGACGCCCTCAAGCACCGCGTCGGCCTGATCGAGCTGGAGGACATCGCGGCGGTGCGGGAGTGGGCGGTCACCTCGGGCCTCGCCGACCCCGACCGTCTCGTCCTCGCCGGTGGCTCCTGGGGCGGCTACCTGACCCTGCTCGGCCTCGGCACCCAGCCGGACGCCTGGGCGGTCGGCCTGGCCGCGGTCCCCGTCGCGGACTACGTGACGGCGTACCACGACGAGATGGAGGCCCTGAAGGCCATGGACCGCACGCTGCTCGGCGGCACTCCGGAGGAGGTCCCCGAGCGCTTCGCGGCCTCGTCCCCGCTGACGTACGTCGACGAGGTGAAGGCCCCGGTCTACATCTCGGCGGGGGTGAACGACCCGCGCTGCCCGATCCGCCAGGTCGAGAACTACGTGGACCGGCTCGCGGCCCGCGGCGCGGCGCACGAGGTGTACCGGTACGACGCCGGGCACGGGTCGCTGGTCGTGGACGAGCGGATCAAGCAGGTGGCTCTTGAGCTGGAGTTCGCGCAGCGGCATTTGCCTGCGGCGGGCTGA